The sequence GGACTTACGTCCTCGCGACCGCCTCGGCGAGCGCCTTCGCGACGTCCTCGTGGGCCGCCCACGACCAGTGCATGCCGTCGGGATTCAGGGTGCCGTTGGCCAGGTGCGGGGCGATGACGGCGTCGAGGTCGGCGAGAGGGACGTTCATCGCCTCGCCCCATTCTCTGTGTGCTCTGGCCGCGGGCGGCTGGGTCCGCGTGACGTGGCCGAGGTACTCGGCGTCGAACGGCGGCGGCACGATCCCCACGACCTTGGTGTCGGGATGCAGGTCGCGGAGCGCGCCGACGATGCGGGTCAGGTAGTGCAGCGTGACGTGCTGCGGCAGCGTACGGATGCGTCCCCCGGTGACGCGGACGACGTACGGGTTGGCGCGGTGGTACGCCTGCTTGAGGGTGCGTCTGAGCGGCCCAGGCCGGACGTAGTCGAGACCAACCCGGAGGTACGCCGGCAGCGCCGCGGGGAGCATGTCGGCGCCGCCGAGCGCGAGGACGACGACGTCGGCACGCGGCAGCAGGACCGAGTAGACGTACGGGTCGCGGGTCAGCGCCCACCACGCGTCGCGCGCCGTCCACCCGAGCCGGCCTACGAAGTCCACCTCCGCGCCGAGCAGGCGGCCGAGGACGTTCGGGAACAGGTCGGGGTGCGTGATCAGCTCGCGCTGGGTCGGCCCGTGGAACGCCAGCGAGTCGCCGACGACGAGGACGCGGGTCACAGCCGCCATGCTTCGAGCGGCGACCGAGAATCGTGATCTTGGCAATGTTTCGGGCCGCCGGCGATAACGAACATGGCCAAGATCACGACTTTCGCGAGTTCTCGGGCGACGCGTCCGCGGTGTCCGCGCGGAGCTGGCCGCAGGCCGCTGCCACGTCGCTCCCCCGCGTGTCGCGCACCGTCACGGGGACGCCGGCGGCTTCGAGGCGTCGTACGAACTCGCGCTGCGACTCGGGCCTGCTGGCCGTCCAGTCCGAGCCGGGCGTCTCGTTGAGCGGGATGAGGTTGACGTGGACGAGGTGGCCCTTCAGCAACGACCCCAGCATCGTTGCGCGCCACGGCTGGTCGTTGACGTCGCGGATGAGCGCGTACTCGATGCTCACCCGCCGCTTGGTCTTCTCCGCGTACGTCCACGCCGCGTCGAGCGCCTCCTGCACCTTCCACCGCGTGTTGACCGGCACGAGCGTGTCGCGGAGCTCGTCGTCGGGCGCGTGGAGGGAGAGCGCGAGCGTGACGTTGAGCCCCTCGCCGGCGAGGCGCAGGATCGCGGGTACGAGCCCCACGGTCGACACTGTGATCGAACGCTGCGACAGCCCGAGGTCCTCGACGAGCCGGCGTACGGACGCGACGACCGGGCCGTAGTTGGCCATCGGCTCGCCCATGCCCATGTAGACGACGTTCGACAGGCGGCCGGCACCGCCGGGCAGCTCGGCGCGAGCCAACGCCCGCGCCGCCGCCACGACCTGCTCCACGATCTCGGCGGTCGAGAGGTTGCGGGTGAGCCCGCCCTGCCCCGTCGCGCAGAACGGGCAGGCCATCCCGCACCCGGCCTGTGACGACACACACACCGTGTTGCGCTCCGGGTAGCGCATGAGCACGGACTCGACGAGCGCGCCGTCGTGGCAGCGCCACAACGTCTTGCGCGTCGTGCCGCGGTCGGCCTCGACGTGCCGTACGGGAGTGACCAGCGTCGGGAGCAGAGCCGCCACCAAGGACGCCCGCGACGACGCCGGGAGGTCGGTCATCGAGGACGGGTCGTCGGCGAGGTTCGTGAAGTACCAGCGGGAGAGCTGCGTCGCGCGGAACGCCTTCTCCCCCAGCGCTTCCACGGCCTCGCGGCGCTCCGCAGCCGACAGGTCCGCCAGGTGGCGCGGCGGCTTGCCGCGGCGCGGCGCGTCGAAGACGAGCGGCAGGCTCACCGGGCTCACGGTGCCCACGCGGTGAGCAGCAGCCACGACACCGGCGCCGCGATGAGCAGCGAGTCGAGCCGGTCCATGATGCCGCCGTGGCCGGGCAGCAGGTGGCCCATGTCCTTGATGCCGATGTCGCGCTTGACGAGCGACTCGCCGAGGTCGCCGATGGTCGCCGCGCAGACGATCGCGAGCCCGAAGAGAACGCCCTGCCACCAGGCGATCTCCATGACCGACGACACGAGAGCGACGCCGCAGATGACGCACGCGACGACACTGCCCGCGAACCCCTCCCACGTCTTCTTGGGCGAGACCGTGGGCGCCATCGCGTGGCGGCCGCGCAGCACGCCCGCCGTGTAGCCGCCGACGTCGCTGCACACGGTCGTCGCGATGAACGACGCGATCCGCGCGCCGCCGTTCGCGGGCGCGGTGAGCATCGCGGCGAAGCCGGCGAGGAACGGCACGTAGACCGCGACGAAGACGCTCGCCGTCCAGTCGCGCAGATACCCGGGTACGCCCTCGGCCAGCCGCCACGCGAGGCACGCGAGGCAGGTCGCGACGAGGCCGAAGAGCAGCGCCGCCGTACCCCGCTGGTACGCCGCCGCGATGGTGACCATGCCGCCGACGACGAGCGGCGTCCGGGCGGGGTGCGCGCCCGTCTGGGCCAGCGCGCGGCAGAGCTCGAGGATGCCGATGGCGATGGCGACGGCGATGACGCCGGCGAACAGCGGCCGGTTGGTGAACAGCGTGACGAGGATG is a genomic window of Frankiaceae bacterium containing:
- a CDS encoding phosphatidate cytidylyltransferase; its protein translation is MSATQVPSPADVPDVAETPHPPKAGRNLPAAIAVGLALAALILVTLFTNRPLFAGVIAVAIAIGILELCRALAQTGAHPARTPLVVGGMVTIAAAYQRGTAALLFGLVATCLACLAWRLAEGVPGYLRDWTASVFVAVYVPFLAGFAAMLTAPANGGARIASFIATTVCSDVGGYTAGVLRGRHAMAPTVSPKKTWEGFAGSVVACVICGVALVSSVMEIAWWQGVLFGLAIVCAATIGDLGESLVKRDIGIKDMGHLLPGHGGIMDRLDSLLIAAPVSWLLLTAWAP
- the rlmN gene encoding 23S rRNA (adenine(2503)-C(2))-methyltransferase RlmN gives rise to the protein MSLPLVFDAPRRGKPPRHLADLSAAERREAVEALGEKAFRATQLSRWYFTNLADDPSSMTDLPASSRASLVAALLPTLVTPVRHVEADRGTTRKTLWRCHDGALVESVLMRYPERNTVCVSSQAGCGMACPFCATGQGGLTRNLSTAEIVEQVVAAARALARAELPGGAGRLSNVVYMGMGEPMANYGPVVASVRRLVEDLGLSQRSITVSTVGLVPAILRLAGEGLNVTLALSLHAPDDELRDTLVPVNTRWKVQEALDAAWTYAEKTKRRVSIEYALIRDVNDQPWRATMLGSLLKGHLVHVNLIPLNETPGSDWTASRPESQREFVRRLEAAGVPVTVRDTRGSDVAAACGQLRADTADASPENSRKS
- a CDS encoding SGNH/GDSL hydrolase family protein; this translates as MTRVLVVGDSLAFHGPTQRELITHPDLFPNVLGRLLGAEVDFVGRLGWTARDAWWALTRDPYVYSVLLPRADVVVLALGGADMLPAALPAYLRVGLDYVRPGPLRRTLKQAYHRANPYVVRVTGGRIRTLPQHVTLHYLTRIVGALRDLHPDTKVVGIVPPPFDAEYLGHVTRTQPPAARAHREWGEAMNVPLADLDAVIAPHLANGTLNPDGMHWSWAAHEDVAKALAEAVART